A stretch of the Aggregicoccus sp. 17bor-14 genome encodes the following:
- a CDS encoding YqjF family protein, whose protein sequence is MRPFLTARWQDLLLVTWPVPDALLQPHLPAGLELDRHEGQALVSLVAFDFTDTRVLGVPWPGYTRFPELNLRFYVREGGRRGVCFLREYVPSRLVAGLARVLYNEPYRAVPYRREAGAHVLEVGRRRHRIGWRAQGPLCTPPEDSLAHFLKEHAWGFGQTRGGTLQRYEVRHPVWRTWEQVEPQLDVDLGLLYGEKWAVLQDAPPLSVIAAEGSAIRVFPAGRT, encoded by the coding sequence ATGCGCCCCTTCCTCACCGCCCGCTGGCAGGACCTGCTGCTCGTCACCTGGCCCGTGCCCGATGCGCTCCTGCAGCCGCACCTGCCGGCGGGCCTCGAGCTCGACCGGCACGAGGGCCAGGCGCTGGTGAGTCTCGTGGCCTTCGACTTCACGGACACGCGGGTGCTGGGCGTCCCCTGGCCCGGCTACACGCGCTTTCCGGAGCTGAACCTGCGCTTCTACGTGCGTGAGGGCGGGCGGCGCGGCGTGTGCTTCCTGCGCGAGTACGTCCCGAGCCGGCTCGTCGCGGGCCTCGCGCGCGTGCTCTACAACGAGCCCTACCGCGCGGTGCCGTACCGGCGGGAGGCAGGGGCGCACGTCCTGGAGGTGGGCCGGAGGCGCCACCGCATCGGGTGGCGCGCGCAGGGACCGCTCTGCACGCCGCCCGAGGACTCGCTCGCGCACTTCCTCAAGGAGCACGCGTGGGGCTTCGGCCAGACGCGTGGTGGGACGCTGCAGCGCTACGAGGTGCGGCACCCGGTGTGGCGGACCTGGGAGCAGGTAGAGCCGCAGCTCGACGTGGATCTCGGCCTCCTCTATGGAGAGAAGTGGGCGGTGCTGCAGGACGCCCCGCCCCTCTCGGTCATCGCCGCCGAGGGCTCGGCCATCCGCGTCTTCCCGGCCGGCCGCACCTGA
- a CDS encoding chondroitinase-B domain-containing protein, giving the protein MRSLPVLLLLAAAPAAAAEKNVSTVAELQSALASAQAGDVIVLADGTYDLSASLSCAAEGSSAQPITVRAANKHAAHVRFNTLEGFKVSGRSWTFEGLDVEGVCAVDTNCEHAFHVTGHAENFVLRDSRVRNFNAQLKVNAAKNGSGVWEMPHRGLVERNEVYDTRPRNTSNPVTKLNIDTGDDWVVRDNSLHDFAKAQGDTISYGAFMKSGGKRGVFERNLVICTKDAAPGYVRIGLSFGGGGTGPAFCAPAFDANTPCDPEHSDGMMRNNVVVNCSDVAVYLNKAANTKVLFNTFIKTGGVDYRYASSTGEAHGNVMSSVVRNRDGASSTAGTNLMNVADATWSSWYQAPLAGDLHLKGNVSQLIGAAAPRATVTDDSCARARPSSGNFTLGALESSLGDCAAAGAPDAGTGSDAGTPGGGGGVTPPGSGGSVPDGGSSGCGAAPGLAALLALLCVPLLRRRARP; this is encoded by the coding sequence ATGCGCTCCCTCCCCGTCCTCCTGCTCCTGGCGGCCGCGCCCGCCGCTGCCGCCGAGAAGAACGTCTCCACCGTCGCCGAGCTGCAGTCGGCGCTCGCCTCCGCACAGGCGGGCGACGTCATCGTGCTCGCGGACGGCACCTACGACCTGAGCGCCAGCCTCAGCTGCGCCGCCGAGGGCAGCAGCGCGCAGCCCATCACCGTGCGCGCGGCGAACAAGCACGCGGCGCACGTGCGCTTCAACACCCTGGAGGGCTTCAAGGTGAGCGGGCGCTCGTGGACCTTCGAGGGCCTGGACGTCGAGGGCGTGTGCGCCGTGGACACCAACTGCGAGCACGCCTTCCACGTCACCGGGCACGCGGAGAACTTCGTCCTGCGCGACAGCCGCGTGCGCAACTTCAACGCGCAGCTCAAGGTGAACGCGGCCAAGAACGGCAGCGGCGTCTGGGAGATGCCGCACCGCGGCCTCGTCGAGCGCAACGAGGTGTACGACACCCGCCCGCGCAACACCTCCAACCCGGTGACGAAGCTGAACATCGACACCGGCGACGACTGGGTCGTGCGCGACAACTCCCTGCACGACTTCGCCAAGGCCCAGGGCGACACCATCTCCTACGGCGCCTTCATGAAGAGCGGCGGCAAGCGCGGCGTCTTCGAGCGCAACCTCGTCATCTGCACGAAGGACGCCGCCCCGGGCTACGTGCGCATCGGCCTGTCCTTCGGCGGTGGCGGCACGGGCCCCGCGTTCTGCGCGCCGGCCTTCGATGCGAACACGCCCTGCGACCCGGAGCACTCGGACGGCATGATGCGCAACAACGTCGTCGTCAACTGCTCGGACGTGGCCGTGTACCTGAACAAGGCCGCGAACACGAAGGTGCTCTTCAACACCTTCATCAAGACGGGAGGCGTGGACTACCGCTACGCGTCCTCCACCGGTGAGGCCCACGGCAACGTGATGAGCTCCGTCGTCCGCAACCGCGATGGGGCGAGCTCCACCGCGGGCACCAACCTGATGAACGTGGCCGATGCCACCTGGTCCAGCTGGTACCAGGCGCCGCTCGCCGGAGACCTGCACCTCAAGGGCAACGTCTCGCAGCTCATCGGCGCCGCGGCGCCGCGCGCCACGGTGACGGACGACTCCTGCGCGCGCGCCCGGCCCTCCTCGGGCAACTTCACGCTGGGCGCGCTGGAGAGCTCGCTCGGCGACTGCGCGGCGGCCGGTGCGCCGGACGCCGGCACGGGGAGCGATGCGGGCACCCCCGGCGGGGGCGGCGGCGTGACGCCTCCGGGCAGCGGAGGCTCGGTGCCGGACGGCGGGTCTTCGGGCTGCGGCGCGGCGCCCGGGCTCGCGGCGCTGCTCGCCCTGCTGTGCGTGCCGCTGCTGCGGCGCCGGGCGCGGCCTTAG
- a CDS encoding aldo/keto reductase: MDYVKLGRTGLEVSRLCLGCMTYGEPNRGNHTWTLNEEKSRPFLRQAVEAGINFFDTANVYSDGTSEEFLGRALKEYARREEVVIATKVHGRMRPGPNGAGLSRKSIMTELDASLRRLGTDYVDLYQIHRFDPETPIEETLEALHDVVKAGKVRYLGASSMHVWQFMKMLQTSERHGWTRFVSMQNYLNLLYREEEREMLPLCAAEGIGVIPWSPLARGRLTRPWDEATERSRTDQFGKTLYRASEAADRQVVERVAKVAEARGVPRAQVALAWVLSKPEVTAPIVGASKPGHLEDALAALKLKLTKEELKQLEEPYVPHAVVGFS; this comes from the coding sequence ATGGACTACGTGAAGCTGGGCCGCACCGGCCTCGAGGTCTCGCGGCTGTGCCTCGGGTGCATGACCTATGGCGAGCCGAACCGGGGCAACCACACCTGGACCCTGAACGAGGAGAAGAGCCGCCCTTTCCTGCGCCAGGCGGTGGAGGCGGGCATCAACTTCTTCGACACCGCGAACGTGTACTCGGACGGCACGTCGGAGGAGTTCCTCGGCCGCGCGCTGAAGGAGTACGCGCGGCGCGAAGAGGTGGTCATCGCCACCAAGGTGCACGGCCGCATGCGCCCCGGGCCCAACGGTGCGGGGCTCTCGCGCAAGAGCATCATGACCGAGCTCGACGCGAGCCTGCGCCGCCTGGGCACGGACTACGTGGACCTGTACCAGATCCACCGCTTCGACCCCGAGACCCCCATCGAGGAGACGCTCGAGGCGCTGCACGACGTGGTGAAGGCCGGCAAGGTGCGCTACCTCGGGGCCTCCTCGATGCACGTGTGGCAGTTCATGAAGATGCTGCAGACGTCCGAGCGTCACGGCTGGACGCGCTTCGTCTCCATGCAGAACTACCTGAACCTCCTCTACCGCGAGGAGGAGCGCGAGATGCTCCCGCTGTGCGCGGCGGAGGGCATCGGCGTCATCCCGTGGAGCCCGCTCGCGCGCGGCCGCCTCACCCGTCCCTGGGACGAGGCGACGGAGCGCTCGCGCACCGACCAGTTCGGCAAGACGCTCTACCGCGCCAGCGAGGCGGCGGACCGCCAGGTGGTGGAGCGCGTGGCGAAGGTGGCCGAGGCGCGCGGCGTGCCCCGGGCGCAGGTGGCGCTCGCGTGGGTGCTCTCGAAGCCCGAGGTGACCGCGCCCATCGTGGGCGCCTCCAAGCCGGGACACCTCGAGGACGCGCTCGCCGCGCTGAAGCTGAAGCTGACGAAGGAGGAGCTCAAGCAGCTGGAGGAGCCGTACGTACCGCACGCGGTGGTCGGCTTCAGCTGA